In a genomic window of Asticcacaulis sp.:
- a CDS encoding alpha/beta hydrolase yields the protein MARMQLLALLGCVSVFSALALPAEAQFLRQRLIERIKTKSDATPPPDAGKLVPGATQRSASYGASPEQTMEIYLPPHPDHAPVIVMVHGGGWRIGDKNMAGVVENKVKHWLPKGYIFVSIDYRMLPEARVDVQAQDVASGVAYVQRHASEWDGDGNKLILMGHSAGAHLVALLSADPSRVRSAGGHNWSGTVVLDSAAYDVASVMNRKHTQLYDDAFGTDPAYWASLSPAQHIAPDAVPMMLVCALKRPDDSCGQSRDFAARLKDAGHSAPVLPEDLKHGEVNSELGLPGEYTDKVDGFTSAHLGR from the coding sequence ATGGCCCGAATGCAACTGCTGGCCCTTCTGGGCTGTGTCTCAGTCTTCTCTGCTTTAGCGCTTCCCGCAGAAGCGCAATTTCTTCGTCAGCGCCTGATCGAACGCATCAAGACAAAATCCGATGCCACGCCGCCGCCGGATGCCGGAAAGCTGGTGCCGGGCGCCACGCAGCGCAGCGCCAGCTATGGCGCCAGTCCCGAACAGACAATGGAAATTTACCTGCCGCCGCATCCGGATCACGCGCCGGTCATCGTCATGGTGCATGGTGGCGGCTGGCGCATCGGCGACAAGAACATGGCCGGGGTGGTGGAGAACAAGGTCAAACACTGGCTGCCGAAGGGATATATCTTCGTCAGTATCGATTACCGCATGTTGCCGGAAGCCAGGGTCGATGTGCAGGCGCAGGATGTGGCCTCAGGGGTCGCCTATGTGCAGAGGCACGCCAGCGAATGGGACGGCGATGGTAACAAGCTGATCCTGATGGGCCATTCCGCCGGCGCGCATCTGGTGGCGCTGCTTTCGGCGGATCCGTCGCGCGTGCGCAGCGCCGGCGGTCACAACTGGTCAGGCACGGTGGTGCTGGACAGCGCCGCCTATGACGTGGCCTCGGTGATGAACCGTAAGCACACGCAGCTTTATGACGACGCTTTCGGCACTGACCCGGCCTATTGGGCCAGCCTGTCGCCGGCACAGCATATCGCGCCGGATGCGGTGCCGATGATGCTGGTTTGCGCGCTGAAACGCCCGGATGATTCCTGTGGGCAAAGCCGCGACTTCGCCGCCCGTCTGAAGGACGCCGGTCATTCTGCGCCGGTTTTGCCGGAAGATTTGAAACATGGCGAGGTCAATAGCGAGCTTGGCCTGCCGGGTGAATATACGGATAAGG
- a CDS encoding peptidase M61 → MKKYGLSLVSALALMSAVLAPAAFSQDTGVNMAPPAVPVEQPQNIPYPGTLQVTVDATDLDHRIFQVNETVPVVKSGDMVLMLPKWLPGHHSPGTELSRVADIIVTANGQRINWLRDPIDMNAFHITVPEGVKTVEVAFKYLAPVTSSAGRITMTADMVDLQWNFASMYPAGYYAKQIPVQATLKVPAGFGYATGLETDSKSGDTIVFKTTDYYTLIDSPVYAGRYFKTWDLTPKGSDTPVRLNIMADAPDMLNAPDDVIAIHRKLIEQAYKLYGAHHYNHYDFLVAATDTLGGIGLEHHRSSENSVSEKYLTDWKTAFVGRDLLAHEYTHSWNGKFRRGADLWTPNFQVPMRDSLLWVYEGQTQYWGYMLAGRSGLLSKDQDLGALAMIFASYDNLPGRKWRPLIDTTNDPIISSRSPQNWTSMQRSEDYYNEGLMIWLDADTLIREKTGGKKSLDDFAKAFFGIKNGDWGETTYTFDDVVKTLNGVYAYDWDSFLKARVYGYGQNNDGAAPTDGITRGGYKLVYQETPTDYFKSLESLRKYSNLNYSIGFSVSSKDNSIMSELWDSPAFKAGLTPGMTLVAVNGKTFDMDLLKKAITDAKTGTGPIELIVKSDDNYKTVKIDYHGGLRYPVLQRIEGKPALLDDILAEKK, encoded by the coding sequence ATGAAAAAATACGGTTTGAGTTTGGTCAGCGCACTGGCGCTGATGTCTGCGGTCCTGGCTCCGGCCGCGTTTTCCCAAGACACAGGAGTGAATATGGCGCCGCCCGCGGTGCCGGTCGAGCAGCCGCAGAATATCCCCTATCCCGGCACCTTGCAGGTTACGGTGGACGCCACCGACCTTGATCACCGGATTTTTCAGGTCAATGAAACCGTGCCGGTCGTCAAAAGCGGTGACATGGTGCTGATGCTGCCAAAATGGCTGCCGGGCCACCATTCGCCGGGCACCGAACTGAGCCGTGTAGCCGATATCATCGTCACCGCAAATGGTCAGCGCATCAACTGGCTGCGCGACCCGATCGATATGAACGCCTTCCACATCACCGTGCCGGAAGGCGTCAAGACGGTAGAGGTGGCGTTCAAATACCTGGCGCCCGTGACCTCCAGCGCCGGCCGCATCACCATGACAGCCGACATGGTCGATCTGCAATGGAACTTCGCTTCCATGTATCCGGCGGGCTACTATGCCAAACAGATCCCGGTGCAGGCCACGCTCAAAGTGCCGGCCGGCTTCGGCTACGCCACCGGGCTGGAAACCGACAGCAAGTCCGGCGACACCATCGTCTTCAAGACGACCGACTATTACACCCTGATCGATTCGCCGGTCTATGCCGGGCGTTATTTCAAGACCTGGGATCTGACGCCGAAGGGCAGTGATACGCCGGTGCGCCTGAACATCATGGCCGATGCGCCGGATATGCTCAATGCGCCGGATGATGTCATCGCCATCCACAGGAAGCTGATTGAACAAGCCTATAAGCTTTATGGCGCACATCATTATAATCATTACGATTTCCTGGTGGCGGCTACGGATACGCTGGGCGGCATCGGGCTGGAACATCACCGCTCCTCCGAGAACAGTGTGTCGGAAAAATATCTGACCGACTGGAAGACGGCCTTCGTGGGCCGCGACCTGCTGGCGCATGAATATACCCATTCGTGGAACGGCAAGTTCCGCCGCGGCGCCGATCTCTGGACGCCGAATTTCCAGGTGCCGATGCGCGACTCGCTGCTCTGGGTCTATGAAGGCCAGACGCAGTACTGGGGCTATATGCTCGCCGGGCGTTCGGGCCTGCTCAGCAAGGATCAGGATCTGGGCGCCCTGGCGATGATCTTCGCCTCCTATGACAACCTGCCGGGCCGTAAGTGGCGTCCGCTGATCGACACCACCAATGATCCGATCATCTCGTCGCGCAGCCCGCAGAACTGGACCTCGATGCAGCGCTCGGAAGACTATTACAATGAAGGTCTGATGATCTGGCTCGATGCCGATACCCTGATCCGCGAGAAGACCGGAGGCAAAAAATCGCTCGACGATTTCGCCAAGGCTTTCTTCGGCATCAAGAATGGCGACTGGGGTGAGACGACCTATACCTTCGATGACGTGGTAAAAACCTTGAATGGCGTCTACGCTTACGACTGGGACAGCTTCCTGAAAGCGCGCGTCTATGGCTACGGCCAGAACAATGACGGCGCGGCGCCGACCGATGGTATCACCCGCGGCGGCTACAAGCTGGTCTATCAGGAAACCCCGACCGATTATTTCAAGTCTCTGGAATCCTTGCGTAAATATTCCAACCTGAACTATTCGATCGGCTTTTCGGTCAGCAGCAAGGACAACTCCATCATGTCCGAACTGTGGGACAGTCCCGCCTTCAAGGCCGGCCTGACGCCAGGCATGACCCTGGTGGCGGTCAATGGCAAGACGTTTGACATGGACCTGCTCAAGAAGGCCATCACCGATGCCAAGACCGGCACCGGCCCGATCGAACTGATCGTGAAGTCGGACGACAACTACAAGACCGTGAAGATCGATTATCACGGCGGCCTGCGTTACCCGGTCCTGCAACGGATCGAGGGCAAACCGGCTCTGCTGGATGATATTCTGGCTGAGAAGAAGTAA
- a CDS encoding pirin family protein has translation MSETLPDTVSLIIPAREKDLGGFKVRRVLPFAKHRMVGPWIFFDHMGPADFAPGIGINVRPHPHINLATVTYLFAGNILHRDSLGTRSVIKPGDINLMVAGKGITHSEREEQEAQSKARHLDGLQLWLALPEADEEIDPAFYHYDADEIPGITEDGLSVRVMMGEAFGLTSPVKTYAKTLYAEFRLKAGKSVEAPLTAEERAVYACNGAIEIDGQRLEPYEMAVLTPGAAAQITALDDAHFVMIGGEPLTERHIYWNFVSSRPERIEQAKVDWQAQDGIAFPKVPGDEVEFIPLPE, from the coding sequence ATGAGCGAAACCCTTCCAGATACGGTCAGCCTGATCATCCCGGCGCGGGAAAAGGATCTGGGGGGCTTCAAGGTGCGGCGTGTGCTGCCCTTCGCCAAACACCGTATGGTGGGGCCGTGGATTTTCTTCGATCATATGGGACCGGCGGATTTCGCGCCGGGCATTGGCATCAATGTGCGGCCGCATCCGCATATCAACCTGGCCACGGTCACCTATCTGTTCGCCGGCAATATCCTGCACCGCGATTCGCTGGGCACGCGTTCGGTGATCAAGCCAGGCGATATCAACCTGATGGTGGCGGGGAAGGGGATTACCCATTCCGAGCGGGAGGAACAAGAGGCGCAGTCCAAGGCCCGCCACCTCGACGGACTGCAACTGTGGCTGGCCTTGCCGGAAGCCGACGAAGAAATCGACCCGGCCTTCTACCACTATGACGCCGATGAAATTCCCGGCATTACTGAAGACGGTTTGTCCGTGCGGGTTATGATGGGTGAGGCGTTCGGCCTGACCTCGCCGGTGAAGACCTATGCCAAAACCCTCTATGCCGAGTTCCGGCTTAAGGCGGGCAAGAGCGTGGAAGCGCCGCTGACCGCCGAGGAGCGCGCTGTCTATGCCTGCAATGGGGCTATCGAGATCGACGGCCAGCGGCTGGAGCCTTATGAAATGGCGGTTCTGACGCCGGGCGCGGCGGCACAGATCACGGCGCTTGATGACGCGCATTTCGTCATGATCGGCGGCGAGCCCCTGACCGAGCGTCATATCTACTGGAATTTCGTGTCGTCACGCCCGGAACGGATCGAACAGGCCAAGGTGGACTGGCAGGCACAGGACGGCATCGCCTTCCCGAAGGTGCCGGGTGACGAGGTGGAGTTTATTCCGCTGCCAGAATAA
- a CDS encoding glycosyltransferase family 4 protein, which produces MILFVAQTFLPEAGVAPALMTGLVHALTLRGHPAAVYCRESRLAAVKAFDASRRYAIHRFGGPRFWRRMQMAGAIRRRIARGGVTTVVADSWKSLESLPRKALKGVRVVCLAHGNEYTDKAQTGRIRSVLARADVVVANSEFTAGLARSMAGQTPVDIVLPGVTPPQGAHLGLRPHVSGDRLLCIARLEPRKGIDQVVGALAALKPQYPRLTLDVVGQGEDSQRLTELAAALGVSGQVNFHGYVSDTARAELIRQARVFVLPNRPDASGVDAFVPAFLEVAACGVPVVAGKAGGVADVVLDGETGLIVDGEDIDSLTNALRHLLDDAALQRRLGSAAQKRFWAEFAWSEAVGRYEVILGLTGDKT; this is translated from the coding sequence ATGATCCTGTTCGTTGCCCAGACCTTCCTGCCGGAAGCCGGTGTCGCGCCCGCCCTGATGACAGGGCTGGTTCATGCCCTGACCCTGCGCGGGCATCCGGCGGCGGTCTACTGCCGCGAGAGCCGGCTGGCGGCGGTGAAGGCGTTCGATGCCTCACGGCGCTATGCCATCCATCGCTTCGGCGGCCCGCGGTTCTGGCGGCGAATGCAAATGGCCGGCGCGATCCGGCGCCGGATTGCCCGTGGCGGCGTCACCACAGTGGTGGCCGATAGCTGGAAAAGCCTGGAGAGCCTGCCCCGCAAAGCCTTGAAAGGTGTCCGCGTCGTTTGTCTGGCGCATGGCAACGAATATACCGATAAGGCGCAAACCGGGCGTATCCGGTCGGTATTGGCGAGGGCCGATGTGGTTGTTGCCAATTCAGAGTTTACAGCAGGACTGGCGCGCTCCATGGCCGGGCAAACGCCGGTGGATATTGTCCTGCCGGGCGTCACCCCGCCGCAAGGCGCGCATTTGGGGCTAAGGCCGCATGTATCCGGTGACCGTTTGCTTTGTATCGCGCGTCTTGAGCCGCGAAAAGGCATCGATCAGGTAGTCGGCGCCTTGGCGGCGCTGAAACCGCAGTATCCCAGGCTGACGCTAGATGTGGTGGGCCAGGGCGAGGACAGTCAGCGTCTCACCGAGCTGGCGGCGGCGCTGGGGGTTTCCGGGCAGGTGAATTTCCATGGCTACGTATCGGATACGGCCAGGGCGGAACTGATCCGGCAGGCGCGGGTGTTCGTGCTGCCGAACCGGCCGGATGCTTCGGGCGTCGATGCGTTCGTTCCGGCCTTCCTGGAGGTGGCAGCCTGCGGTGTGCCGGTTGTGGCCGGGAAAGCGGGCGGCGTTGCCGATGTGGTCCTGGACGGAGAAACCGGCCTGATTGTCGACGGGGAGGACATTGACAGCTTGACCAATGCCCTGCGACATCTGCTAGATGATGCGGCCTTACAGCGCCGTCTGGGCAGTGCCGCGCAGAAGCGGTTCTGGGCCGAATTCGCCTGGAGCGAGGCGGTGGGCCGGTATGAGGTCATTCTGGGCCTGACAGGAGACAAGACATGA
- a CDS encoding cation:proton antiporter, producing MLDLVPADLLQSAIHEITNILSPHGAVGADGVTRAYAPGDFSTHFFLQLAVIIVTCRVVGWLGQKFLGQPQVVGEMIAGVILGPSLFGLFLPEIQGAVFPKEMKNVLYTGAQFGVGLYMFMVGTTFRADHFAQKGKSAMFVSLAGITAPFLLAILMTPWLMTVPGLFAEGISRFNATLFMGACIALTAFPMLARIINERGLSNSALGTLSLTAGAFDDAVSWCVLAIVLATFGAGPGVAVVAIAGGLAFALFVIFIGRRLLAPLGRMVEAQGELSHSVLAIVMICFFLAAFVMDAVGIHAIFGGFILGTAIPRGKLCEELKKKVEPFAVIVLLPMFFTYSGLNTRMDMVSSVPMLLVAGAVLLASVLAKFVACWGAARLSGEDNRTALGIGALMNSRGLMELIIINIGLQKGIIGLPLFAMLVMMAIITTVMASPVFEWVYGRKARESGELGAVPDTAS from the coding sequence ATGCTCGATCTGGTGCCAGCGGACCTGCTGCAAAGCGCCATCCATGAAATAACCAATATCCTGTCGCCGCATGGCGCCGTGGGCGCGGATGGCGTCACGAGAGCCTATGCGCCAGGTGATTTTTCCACGCACTTCTTCCTCCAACTGGCTGTCATTATCGTGACCTGCCGCGTGGTTGGCTGGCTGGGCCAGAAGTTTCTCGGCCAGCCCCAGGTGGTCGGCGAAATGATCGCCGGCGTTATCCTGGGGCCATCCCTGTTCGGTCTGTTTCTGCCGGAAATCCAGGGCGCCGTCTTTCCGAAGGAAATGAAGAACGTCCTCTATACCGGCGCGCAGTTCGGTGTCGGGCTTTACATGTTCATGGTCGGCACCACCTTCCGCGCCGATCACTTCGCCCAAAAGGGCAAGAGCGCCATGTTCGTCTCTCTGGCGGGCATCACCGCGCCCTTCCTGCTGGCGATCCTGATGACACCATGGCTGATGACCGTGCCGGGTCTGTTCGCAGAGGGCATTTCGCGGTTCAATGCCACCCTGTTCATGGGCGCCTGCATCGCGCTTACGGCCTTCCCGATGTTGGCCCGCATCATCAATGAGCGTGGCCTCAGCAATTCGGCCCTGGGCACTTTATCCTTGACGGCCGGCGCCTTCGATGACGCCGTGTCGTGGTGTGTGCTGGCTATCGTGCTGGCGACCTTCGGCGCCGGGCCGGGCGTGGCGGTCGTGGCGATTGCCGGTGGTCTCGCCTTTGCCCTGTTTGTGATCTTCATTGGCCGCAGGTTACTGGCGCCGCTGGGGCGCATGGTTGAAGCCCAGGGGGAACTAAGCCATTCCGTTCTCGCCATTGTCATGATCTGCTTCTTCCTGGCAGCCTTCGTGATGGACGCTGTCGGCATCCATGCCATCTTCGGCGGCTTCATTCTGGGCACCGCCATTCCGCGCGGCAAGCTGTGCGAGGAACTGAAGAAGAAGGTCGAGCCGTTCGCGGTGATCGTGCTTCTGCCAATGTTCTTTACCTATTCGGGCCTGAATACCCGCATGGACATGGTCAGTTCTGTGCCCATGCTGCTGGTGGCTGGCGCCGTCCTGCTGGCGTCAGTGCTGGCCAAGTTCGTGGCCTGCTGGGGCGCGGCGCGTCTGAGCGGCGAGGACAACCGCACGGCGCTGGGCATCGGGGCGCTGATGAATTCGCGCGGCCTGATGGAACTGATCATCATCAATATCGGCCTGCAGAAAGGCATTATCGGCCTGCCTCTGTTCGCCATGCTGGTCATGATGGCCATCATCACAACGGTTATGGCCTCGCCGGTATTTGAATGGGTTTACGGCCGCAAGGCGCGTGAAAGCGGCGAACTGGGTGCCGTGCCGGATACGGCGAGCTAA
- a CDS encoding type II toxin-antitoxin system Phd/YefM family antitoxin: protein MTTISSRDFNQDVGKAKRLARQGPVFITDRGRPSHVLMSFEAFRQISGQTESIIDLLAMLPAETADLEPTGSTVAWDRTAGLED from the coding sequence ATGACCACTATCAGCAGCCGCGATTTCAATCAGGATGTCGGCAAGGCCAAGCGGCTCGCCCGCCAGGGACCGGTCTTTATCACCGATCGCGGCCGCCCCTCACACGTGCTGATGAGTTTCGAGGCCTTCCGCCAGATCAGCGGCCAGACGGAAAGCATCATCGATCTTCTGGCCATGCTGCCAGCAGAAACAGCCGATCTGGAACCGACCGGTTCAACGGTCGCCTGGGACCGCACAGCCGGGCTGGAAGACTGA
- a CDS encoding type II toxin-antitoxin system VapC family toxin, which translates to MYLLDTPVITELRKARTGGCDSGVATWAAGIARQNLYMSALTLLELENSVGKAERRDKLQAAPLRAWLDEQVMSAFDGRILPIDAGVVKKRAAMGYVESKSERDALMAATAQAHSLVLVTRNTAHFKAARVKLFNPWGYTPDIDDVEDADWQQVARSGSQWLKSLFLR; encoded by the coding sequence ATGTACCTGCTCGATACGCCCGTCATCACTGAACTGCGCAAGGCCCGAACCGGTGGCTGTGATTCCGGCGTCGCAACCTGGGCCGCCGGTATCGCTCGTCAGAATCTCTATATGTCGGCCTTAACCCTGCTCGAACTGGAAAACAGTGTTGGGAAAGCCGAGCGACGTGACAAGCTACAGGCTGCCCCCCTGCGCGCCTGGCTGGATGAGCAAGTGATGAGCGCTTTTGACGGCCGTATCCTGCCCATAGATGCCGGTGTGGTAAAAAAGCGCGCCGCCATGGGCTATGTCGAATCCAAAAGTGAACGCGATGCCCTGATGGCCGCCACGGCACAGGCGCATAGCCTCGTCCTGGTCACACGCAACACTGCTCACTTCAAAGCCGCGCGCGTCAAGTTGTTCAATCCCTGGGGCTACACGCCCGACATCGATGATGTGGAAGACGCCGACTGGCAGCAGGTGGCGCGCAGTGGCTCGCAATGGCTGAAAAGCCTGTTTTTGAGATAG